A section of the Paenibacillus aurantius genome encodes:
- a CDS encoding response regulator transcription factor, producing MKQLKGIKLLLVDDEPTILQFLELGLLNEGFEVTTAPDGMTAVTLAKQIQPHVAVLDVMMPGMDGFEVCRMLKKIGNIAVIMLTAKDEVDDRVKGLTLGADDYMVKPFSFEELLARIHARIRNHFPHLMEEVTAGPFSIDDRRKEISLDRRVLELSPTEYELLKFLLINHGLVLSKALILDKVWGYDFGGDENIVEVYIRSLRDKLNDREHRLIRTIRGAGYRVDFT from the coding sequence ATGAAGCAGCTTAAAGGAATCAAGCTTCTGCTGGTCGATGATGAACCTACTATCCTGCAATTTCTGGAGCTCGGCCTTCTCAACGAAGGCTTTGAAGTAACGACCGCTCCCGACGGCATGACGGCCGTCACGCTCGCCAAGCAAATTCAGCCTCATGTCGCGGTGCTCGACGTCATGATGCCCGGCATGGACGGCTTTGAGGTGTGCCGGATGCTCAAGAAAATCGGCAACATCGCGGTCATCATGCTGACCGCCAAGGACGAAGTGGATGACCGGGTAAAGGGATTGACGCTGGGTGCGGACGATTATATGGTCAAGCCCTTCAGCTTCGAGGAGCTGCTGGCCCGCATCCACGCCCGCATCCGGAACCATTTTCCCCATCTGATGGAAGAGGTGACGGCGGGTCCGTTTAGCATCGACGACCGCCGCAAGGAAATCTCCCTGGACCGCCGGGTGCTGGAGCTTTCTCCTACGGAGTATGAGCTCCTGAAATTCCTTCTTATTAACCATGGACTTGTGCTGAGCAAGGCGCTGATTCTGGATAAAGTATGGGGGTATGATTTCGGAGGCGATGAGAACATCGTGGAGGTGTACATCCGGTCGCTCCGGGACAAGCTGAACGACCGGGAGCACCGTCTGATCCGGACGATTCGCGGAGCCGGATACCGGGTGGACTTCACATGA
- a CDS encoding sensor histidine kinase translates to MRRGLRPYGRLPLPRSLRVQLLSRSLFILAAILLLIGLFQYYFMQRFLYGSEAESSLNQIRSTPNDFWQRGRGGPRAPEGPGFGNQDFTFAVISPDGTFADMTSELSSSGAAPELAPEAYTEAYRGERREANYTIAKNEQGVEQLVVLQLVGGRGHPQGLVQLGTPTGPLKKVLMTQMMTFLILSALALILAFLTFLPVIRRTLTPLFRMVQTVEQIDSGKLDVRLPVQQGQQEIDRLAASFNGMLERLEQSFESEREAKEQMRRFLADASHELRTPLTSIHGFLEVLLRGAAQNPDQLNRALKSMHVESERINKLVADLLMLARLDRSPEIRPEEEDLDAILAEMEPQLRLLAGDRQVVLSSAPGTVIRLDKDKIKQVILNLYHNAVQHTDPAEGQITVSVRPRPDEVVIEIADNGTGIPEEHLPHLFERFYRMDTSRTRKNGGAGLGLSISQSLVELHGGSIEVDSTPGQGSRFRVTLPRLAQAADPRED, encoded by the coding sequence ATGAGACGCGGTCTCCGCCCTTATGGACGGCTTCCTCTTCCCCGCTCCCTGCGGGTGCAGCTGCTGTCCCGCTCCCTTTTTATCCTGGCTGCCATCCTCTTGCTGATCGGCTTGTTTCAATATTATTTCATGCAGCGCTTTCTGTATGGGAGCGAAGCCGAAAGCAGCCTGAACCAGATCCGCTCCACACCCAACGATTTCTGGCAGCGCGGACGCGGCGGCCCCCGGGCGCCGGAAGGCCCCGGCTTCGGCAATCAGGACTTTACCTTTGCCGTTATCTCGCCGGACGGAACGTTTGCCGACATGACGTCCGAGCTGAGCTCTTCCGGAGCCGCTCCCGAGCTTGCCCCGGAAGCCTATACCGAAGCGTACCGGGGGGAACGGCGGGAGGCGAATTATACGATTGCCAAGAATGAGCAGGGCGTAGAGCAGCTCGTCGTTCTGCAGCTGGTCGGGGGCCGGGGGCATCCCCAGGGGCTCGTCCAGCTCGGAACGCCGACAGGACCGCTGAAGAAGGTCCTCATGACGCAGATGATGACGTTCCTTATCCTATCGGCGCTTGCGCTCATTCTGGCCTTCCTTACGTTCCTGCCGGTCATTCGCCGTACGCTGACCCCTCTCTTCCGAATGGTTCAGACGGTCGAGCAGATTGATTCCGGCAAGCTCGACGTCCGGCTGCCCGTTCAGCAGGGCCAGCAGGAAATCGACCGGCTGGCTGCTTCCTTCAACGGCATGCTGGAAAGGCTCGAGCAGTCGTTCGAATCGGAGCGGGAAGCGAAGGAGCAGATGCGCCGCTTTCTGGCCGACGCCTCCCATGAGCTCCGGACGCCGCTGACGTCCATTCACGGGTTTCTGGAGGTTCTTCTCCGCGGAGCCGCCCAGAACCCCGACCAGCTGAACCGGGCCTTGAAGAGCATGCACGTCGAGTCGGAGCGCATCAACAAGCTGGTGGCGGATCTGTTGATGCTGGCGAGACTCGACCGGTCCCCGGAGATCCGCCCTGAGGAAGAGGACCTGGACGCCATTCTGGCCGAGATGGAGCCCCAGCTGAGGCTTCTGGCCGGAGACCGGCAGGTCGTTCTGTCCTCCGCTCCCGGTACCGTTATCCGGCTGGACAAAGATAAGATCAAACAGGTCATCCTGAATCTGTATCACAATGCGGTTCAGCATACGGATCCGGCGGAAGGGCAGATTACCGTCAGCGTTCGTCCCCGCCCGGATGAGGTGGTTATCGAGATAGCCGATAACGGGACTGGAATCCCGGAGGAGCATTTGCCCCACCTGTTCGAGCGATTCTACCGGATGGACACGTCCCGGACCCGCAAGAACGGAGGAGCGGGGCTCGGCCTCTCCATCTCCCAATCGCTGGTTGAGCTGCATGGCGGATCGATCGAGGTGGACAGCACACCCGGCCAAGGAAGCCGGTTCCGGGTCACGCTACCGAGGCTGGCGCAGGCGGCCGATCCTCGGGAGGACTAG
- a CDS encoding DUF1450 domain-containing protein, whose product MAKNDIRICDKCKHMKMKTMVPKLEKLAPGTEIKIGCKSYCGPCSRFAFIFINGRYVTGATEDEALEKAAKYIKK is encoded by the coding sequence ATGGCCAAGAACGACATCCGCATCTGTGACAAATGCAAGCATATGAAAATGAAGACCATGGTGCCCAAGCTCGAGAAGCTGGCTCCCGGCACCGAGATCAAGATCGGCTGCAAATCGTATTGCGGCCCGTGCTCGCGTTTTGCCTTTATCTTCATCAACGGACGCTACGTAACCGGAGCGACCGAAGACGAGGCGCTGGAGAAGGCCGCCAAATATATTAAGAAATAA